The following coding sequences lie in one Megalodesulfovibrio gigas DSM 1382 = ATCC 19364 genomic window:
- a CDS encoding pentapeptide repeat-containing protein, producing the protein MGLAEHNTELTIVEPKGLWRKSFQINGKDVAKAMTPLLVGNWAGGFVELVKTFLSATPTMSLGEQAGSHLLALLPMTFNQAVHEHEDRLDGTRVSGATHEALERLRTAVFAGHVLSGQTFAHDTVWTPLHTALADALADVLRGFAHDVEWGEEVAGLVRANAGLYFVQASLQLQAHLPAYGAFRKVLAERFPMDERVKTMEQDAEYRGRLACAMDEQIFGGLATYRQLYIELKADLATRLEQLYDVAPVALDDCMEDWVRKADGSCLVRLIVGEPGSGKSCFMRRFAAWAVVHARELHGYQVRLVRVRDLKWSTVPNKEELAKELKQHLRLKHGASFFTADDLTIPPTLLLIDGLDELEMLQSQGVEAALKFVRRVAKLAHNLYQKGLPPRLLVCITSRTLLYQALKDKRGELGTVLNTIQLLRIQPMGESELHAWWDRMLALQPEMDRSVVQTIESKESFREISNYPLLNYLLAMVLREKGANLEAIGSRAQLYERLIGSIYRAEHNDKESLPLNMLFRHEDAYFEFLERLAWRAWVGGQETKADWRSFLNDLAGLDLDKDRRLETLFSDECAENIRDWHAYECLIDPTSSACVKPNRLIAKLPLAMFYLHESGEPGARLVEFTHKTFAEYLVARRLLRQAREWGEEPSKNDATLLLRSWFLLTGPARLNNAMLGFLFEIAEARPRSGDHPFASCTVWIKRQQAVECLLAASQSEGLRVLENGEQATIPLSSQTLLAQIANAEEALLALAQTCLRGAGSAYHFLRVPWNDKSHLRILLQRLLIPGREGVARYCMRRVCWSGSFLYGTDLGGADLGGADLSEANLGGADLEGANLIGTDLRRANLVGAKLVGAQFGRAALESGADLGGTTLVAANLVGAILAEANLARASLIGARLVGAYLVEANLSGANLQVAKLCGADLRRADLQGADLRGADLRGADLSEAKLEGGKLGGASLRGADLSGAELSGVCLYGVDLRGASLRGADLRGVDSTRVHSSRAEHSGVDLRGAACIGADLDGVDLHGADLSGATLSGANLVSAQNLVPSQIKAARWDKENPPVLPLYLKI; encoded by the coding sequence ATGGGATTGGCCGAGCACAATACAGAACTGACTATCGTCGAGCCAAAAGGGTTGTGGCGGAAATCGTTCCAGATTAACGGAAAGGATGTAGCCAAGGCCATGACCCCGCTGTTGGTGGGCAACTGGGCTGGCGGATTTGTCGAACTGGTGAAGACGTTTCTCAGCGCCACGCCGACGATGTCCCTTGGCGAGCAAGCTGGCAGTCATCTCCTGGCGCTACTGCCTATGACCTTCAACCAGGCCGTGCATGAGCACGAAGACCGCCTGGACGGCACGCGTGTATCCGGCGCGACCCATGAGGCCCTGGAGCGCCTCCGTACAGCGGTTTTCGCCGGTCATGTCCTCAGCGGGCAGACCTTCGCCCACGACACGGTCTGGACGCCGTTGCATACAGCTCTGGCCGATGCTCTAGCCGATGTACTTCGAGGATTCGCCCATGACGTGGAGTGGGGTGAAGAGGTTGCCGGGCTGGTTCGCGCGAACGCCGGCTTGTATTTCGTCCAGGCTTCCTTGCAGCTACAAGCCCATTTGCCTGCCTATGGTGCCTTCAGGAAGGTACTGGCCGAGCGCTTTCCCATGGACGAGCGGGTCAAGACCATGGAGCAGGATGCCGAGTACCGCGGCCGACTGGCCTGCGCCATGGATGAGCAAATCTTTGGAGGACTGGCCACATATAGGCAATTGTATATTGAGCTTAAGGCTGACTTGGCAACACGCCTTGAACAGCTTTACGATGTCGCCCCGGTCGCCCTGGACGACTGCATGGAGGACTGGGTTCGCAAGGCCGATGGCTCTTGCCTCGTTCGGCTGATTGTCGGCGAGCCCGGCAGTGGCAAGTCCTGTTTCATGCGTCGCTTCGCAGCTTGGGCCGTGGTTCATGCCAGGGAGCTGCATGGATATCAGGTCCGACTGGTCCGGGTCCGGGACCTCAAGTGGTCAACAGTTCCGAACAAGGAGGAGTTAGCCAAAGAACTGAAGCAGCATTTGAGACTTAAGCATGGTGCGTCCTTCTTTACCGCCGATGATTTGACGATCCCGCCCACGCTCCTGCTCATCGACGGCCTAGACGAACTGGAAATGCTCCAAAGCCAGGGCGTCGAGGCCGCCCTGAAATTTGTGCGCCGGGTCGCCAAGCTCGCCCATAACTTGTACCAAAAGGGTTTACCGCCTCGGCTGTTAGTCTGCATCACCTCGCGCACGCTTTTGTACCAGGCCCTGAAAGATAAAAGAGGAGAACTCGGAACGGTGTTGAATACGATTCAGCTCCTTCGCATCCAACCCATGGGTGAGAGCGAGCTGCATGCCTGGTGGGATAGAATGTTAGCTTTGCAGCCGGAGATGGACCGAAGTGTGGTGCAGACCATTGAGAGCAAGGAGAGCTTCCGCGAGATAAGCAATTATCCGCTCCTCAACTACCTTCTGGCCATGGTTTTGCGCGAAAAGGGGGCCAACCTGGAGGCCATCGGAAGCAGGGCTCAGCTTTACGAGCGGTTGATCGGGTCAATCTACAGAGCCGAGCATAACGATAAAGAAAGCTTGCCATTGAACATGCTGTTCCGACACGAGGACGCCTACTTCGAGTTCCTGGAGCGTCTGGCCTGGCGGGCCTGGGTGGGCGGCCAGGAGACAAAGGCCGACTGGCGGTCCTTTTTGAATGATCTCGCCGGCCTTGACCTCGACAAGGATCGCCGTCTCGAGACGCTGTTCTCCGACGAATGCGCCGAAAACATCCGCGACTGGCACGCCTACGAATGCTTAATTGATCCGACTAGCTCGGCCTGCGTAAAGCCTAATCGCCTGATCGCCAAACTCCCACTGGCCATGTTCTATCTTCATGAATCCGGGGAGCCTGGGGCCCGGCTAGTGGAGTTCACCCACAAGACCTTTGCCGAATATCTGGTAGCCCGACGGCTATTGCGTCAGGCTAGGGAGTGGGGGGAGGAGCCATCAAAAAATGATGCGACCTTACTGCTCCGCTCTTGGTTTCTTCTTACCGGCCCTGCCCGTCTCAACAACGCAATGCTCGGTTTTCTGTTCGAGATTGCTGAGGCTCGTCCTAGGAGCGGGGACCACCCCTTCGCCTCGTGTACCGTCTGGATAAAGCGACAGCAGGCTGTTGAGTGTCTCTTGGCGGCCTCGCAGTCCGAGGGACTGCGGGTGCTCGAGAATGGGGAGCAGGCAACCATTCCCCTGAGCAGCCAGACCTTGCTCGCGCAGATTGCCAACGCTGAGGAGGCCCTGCTGGCACTGGCTCAAACGTGCCTGCGCGGGGCCGGAAGTGCGTACCACTTTCTGCGTGTACCGTGGAATGATAAATCCCATTTGCGGATATTGTTGCAGCGGCTCCTCATACCCGGGCGCGAGGGTGTGGCGCGCTACTGCATGCGAAGGGTATGTTGGAGCGGTTCATTTCTCTATGGCACCGATCTCGGTGGAGCCGATCTCGGTGGAGCCGATCTCAGTGAAGCCAATCTCGGCGGCGCTGACCTCGAAGGTGCCAACCTCATAGGAACCGACCTCCGTCGAGCCAACCTAGTAGGAGCTAAACTCGTAGGAGCTCAATTCGGTAGGGCCGCCCTTGAGAGTGGAGCCGACCTCGGTGGAACTACCCTAGTAGCCGCCAACCTAGTGGGTGCGATTTTGGCAGAAGCCAACCTAGCACGCGCCAGCCTAATAGGAGCCCGCCTAGTAGGAGCCTATCTAGTAGAAGCCAACCTCAGTGGCGCCAACCTCCAAGTTGCCAAACTTTGTGGTGCCGACCTCCGAAGAGCCGACCTCCAAGGAGCCGACCTCCGAGGAGCCGACCTCCGAGGAGCCGACCTAAGTGAGGCCAAACTCGAAGGGGGCAAGCTCGGAGGAGCCTCCCTCCGAGGAGCCGATCTAAGTGGAGCTGAACTCAGTGGAGTCTGCCTTTATGGAGTCGACCTCCGCGGAGCCTCCCTCCGAGGAGCCGACCTCCGCGGCGTTGACTCCACGCGTGTCCACTCCTCTCGAGCCGAACACAGTGGAGTCGACCTCCGCGGAGCTGCCTGCATTGGAGCCGACCTCGATGGGGTCGACCTCCATGGGGCCGACCTTAGTGGAGCCACTCTCTCCGGAGCGAACCTAGTCAGTGCCCAGAACCTAGTTCCGAGCCAGATCAAGGCCGCCCGATGGGACAAGGAAAATCCCCCTGTGCTCCCCCTGTATCTCAAGATTTGA
- the csb2 gene encoding type I-G CRISPR-associated protein Csb2 — MLAIEVQFLTGRYVATDYRSRETPEWPPHPDRLFSALLAVAAEAGGVASDGNGGVDEASMVALRWLESQPPPMLHAGTAHARNAPIVYVPVDDDFTVKQKGCVLPETRTRQPRQFPSVTLEAPTVCFIWPEAEPEPAIRKTLAALVSRLGRLGHSSSLVQTRLTESPPLPTHVPDARAGDMTLRVPTPGRLALLQHLFAVGRRPTPGALVRYRKVQDAPAEAMAQGPFVEMIVFEKIAGPAIDIAFTVAVTSVMRDAVIKAAGMVTGQVPELLHGHGETPHVAYAALPFVGHRHADGHLMGVAALLPRGVDKATRRTVLRCMARVSQLQFRQLGAWEVRPRPMDSMTRALMPETWTRPSRTWVTVSPVLLDRHPKKHLSAERILLESLTRAGLPAPDSLALDEAPMLAGSCNSRAFEQRHKPDLPRRFATHVTLTFATPVIGPLLLGAGRYFGLGLFRPCDGEVRQERQELRHAS; from the coding sequence ATGCTGGCAATTGAAGTCCAGTTCCTCACCGGTCGGTATGTGGCCACGGATTACCGGAGCCGGGAGACGCCAGAATGGCCGCCGCATCCGGACCGGCTCTTTTCCGCCCTGCTGGCGGTGGCGGCGGAAGCGGGGGGCGTGGCATCAGATGGCAACGGGGGGGTGGATGAGGCCAGCATGGTCGCACTGCGCTGGCTGGAGTCTCAGCCGCCACCCATGTTGCATGCAGGCACCGCCCATGCGCGCAATGCTCCGATTGTGTATGTGCCGGTGGATGATGATTTTACGGTGAAGCAGAAAGGGTGCGTTTTGCCCGAGACACGGACACGCCAGCCGCGGCAGTTCCCGTCAGTGACCTTGGAAGCGCCGACAGTCTGCTTCATCTGGCCCGAGGCCGAGCCGGAGCCTGCCATCAGAAAGACGCTGGCTGCCCTGGTGTCACGCCTTGGCCGGTTGGGACACTCGTCCTCCCTGGTGCAGACACGACTGACAGAGTCGCCGCCTCTTCCCACGCATGTTCCCGATGCCCGGGCGGGTGATATGACCTTGCGGGTGCCCACGCCGGGGCGGCTTGCCCTGTTGCAGCATCTGTTTGCCGTCGGCCGCCGTCCCACGCCCGGGGCCCTCGTTCGCTATCGCAAGGTGCAGGACGCTCCGGCCGAGGCCATGGCGCAGGGGCCCTTTGTGGAAATGATCGTCTTTGAAAAGATCGCCGGACCGGCCATCGACATTGCTTTCACTGTAGCCGTGACCTCGGTGATGCGCGATGCCGTGATCAAGGCTGCCGGGATGGTGACGGGTCAGGTCCCCGAGCTGTTGCATGGCCATGGCGAGACGCCCCATGTCGCCTACGCCGCCTTGCCCTTTGTGGGGCATCGGCATGCAGACGGCCACCTCATGGGGGTTGCGGCCCTGTTGCCACGGGGGGTGGACAAGGCGACCCGGCGCACGGTGCTGCGTTGCATGGCCAGGGTCAGCCAACTGCAGTTCCGGCAACTGGGGGCCTGGGAAGTTCGCCCCCGCCCCATGGATTCCATGACCAGGGCTCTCATGCCCGAGACCTGGACCCGTCCATCGCGAACCTGGGTCACGGTGTCGCCGGTGCTGCTGGACAGGCATCCCAAAAAACATCTCTCCGCAGAGAGAATTCTCCTGGAGTCCCTGACCAGGGCAGGCTTGCCGGCTCCGGACTCGTTGGCCCTTGACGAGGCGCCGATGCTTGCAGGGTCGTGCAACAGCCGGGCCTTTGAGCAACGGCACAAACCGGATTTGCCCAGACGGTTTGCCACTCACGTCACCCTCACCTTTGCCACCCCCGTGATCGGCCCCTTGCTGCTTGGCGCGGGCCGGTATTTCGGGCTGGGGCTCTTTCGTCCCTGCGATGGCGAGGTCCGGCAGGAACGGCAGGAGCTTCGCCATGCCTCCTGA
- the cas3g gene encoding type I-G CRISPR-associated helicase/endonuclease Cas3g produces MPPDFLSFYTALYHGTRQAFPWQQRLATALCAGNWPETLALPTSCGKTSLLEIHLYALALQAGLSVLERTAPLRLVYVVDRRLVVDEVAQHAAFLHFRLFEALQGHSQEDAPVREIAARLASFGGEGPLQIVELRGGMYRDESWIFSPATPLLCISTVDQAGSRLLFRGYGLSDYQLPVHAGFLGSDVLYCVDEGHLSREFLRTLADVRRYQGQAAVQVTPPLRVLQMTATPQQASASLEPIAFSLNQEDLDHPVLGRRLQARKRALLVETNNLVQEVVGQAWKLAGKEHVEVVGVVLNRVKTARDVFRLLQKEGDADVILLTGRMRPWNRERLLKRWLKELEAGKRARGTRLRPLFVVATQAIEVGANLDFDAMVTQSASLSSLIQRLGRLNRLGEFPGDCLAVIVHEKQKKGSLDPIYGLSLPQAWDWLRQAERERLGHGGILDLGIAGLQLLDSLLERPQEAPLSPSPLLLPGHLDLWSQTSPRPMPDPDVAPFLHGLQALEAADVLLVWRADVTPDDPDGSLAAVAVAPPVVEEALPLPVAMVRTWLAGQANAADVVDVEGVVARSNQKQTQRPHSRGLQKVLRWRGPGESTFVDPSGIAPGDTLVLPAIRGGCDEFGWDPTFRKPVEDVGDACWNERARREVEAGAPHPRRARLRVHPRLFSAMREGGRGKIEALQQQLELGTPAVEAVAGFLNTLRNILPQTEAMDLLLTHMLNADQACLRFYAVAGEAGVCFLGQEVQGKNATPGVIASIGMHSDQEEADQFVTPPPDGKAAAITIEDHGRKVAALAGNFARRCGLHESLVLTESVAGRHHDDGKAHPGFQVLLHGGDEMAALAAEQPLAKSLWSRAIAEYAHPTEIAGLPRGFRHEFLSAVLVASHPGFPFDAVEADLLLYLVGSHHGRGRPFPPVHVEDMPEVVTVEIEGTCLTTSSDHGLERLDSGWADRFWRLQRRFGPWGLAYLEALVRMADRIQSRGEV; encoded by the coding sequence ATGCCTCCTGATTTTCTCTCGTTCTACACGGCGTTGTATCATGGAACGCGTCAGGCTTTTCCCTGGCAACAGCGCCTGGCCACTGCCTTGTGCGCCGGAAACTGGCCCGAAACCCTGGCCCTGCCCACGAGTTGCGGCAAGACCTCGCTTCTGGAAATCCATCTGTATGCCCTTGCCTTGCAGGCTGGCCTCTCTGTGCTGGAAAGAACTGCACCGCTACGGCTGGTGTATGTGGTTGACCGCCGTCTTGTGGTAGACGAGGTGGCGCAACACGCAGCCTTCCTGCATTTCCGATTGTTCGAAGCCTTGCAGGGACATTCCCAGGAGGATGCGCCGGTACGGGAGATCGCCGCCAGACTTGCAAGCTTTGGCGGAGAGGGTCCGCTGCAGATTGTGGAACTGCGCGGCGGCATGTACCGTGATGAATCCTGGATATTCTCCCCCGCCACGCCGCTGCTGTGCATCTCCACCGTGGACCAGGCCGGCTCCCGACTGCTGTTCCGAGGCTATGGCCTGTCCGACTATCAACTGCCAGTGCACGCGGGCTTTCTGGGCTCGGATGTCCTCTACTGTGTGGACGAAGGTCATTTGTCGCGAGAGTTCCTTCGCACTCTTGCGGATGTCCGTCGTTACCAGGGGCAGGCTGCAGTCCAGGTGACGCCGCCCTTGCGCGTGCTGCAGATGACGGCCACGCCGCAACAAGCATCCGCCTCCTTAGAACCCATTGCGTTTTCCTTGAACCAGGAAGACCTGGACCACCCGGTGCTGGGTCGTCGTCTTCAGGCCCGCAAGCGCGCCTTGCTGGTGGAGACTAACAACTTGGTGCAGGAGGTGGTGGGCCAGGCATGGAAGCTTGCCGGCAAGGAGCATGTGGAGGTCGTGGGCGTCGTCCTCAACAGGGTCAAGACAGCCAGAGACGTCTTTCGCCTTTTGCAAAAAGAGGGAGATGCGGACGTCATTCTGCTTACCGGCCGTATGCGTCCTTGGAATCGGGAACGGCTTTTGAAGCGGTGGTTGAAAGAGCTGGAAGCCGGCAAGCGCGCCCGTGGAACTCGCCTGCGGCCGTTGTTCGTCGTGGCGACTCAGGCCATTGAGGTCGGAGCGAACCTGGATTTTGACGCCATGGTCACACAGTCGGCCTCCCTGTCCAGCCTGATCCAACGGCTTGGCCGTCTCAATCGGCTAGGGGAGTTCCCTGGGGACTGCCTGGCGGTCATTGTCCATGAGAAGCAGAAGAAGGGCTCGCTCGACCCGATTTATGGCCTCTCCCTGCCGCAGGCCTGGGATTGGTTGCGACAGGCCGAGCGGGAGCGCCTCGGGCACGGTGGCATCCTTGATCTTGGCATAGCAGGCCTGCAGTTGCTCGACTCCCTGCTTGAACGCCCGCAGGAGGCGCCCCTTTCCCCATCTCCGCTTCTCCTGCCGGGCCATCTCGATCTGTGGTCCCAGACCTCGCCGCGGCCCATGCCCGACCCGGATGTCGCCCCCTTTCTGCATGGTCTCCAGGCCTTGGAAGCGGCGGATGTGTTGCTTGTCTGGCGTGCGGATGTGACCCCGGATGATCCTGACGGTTCCCTCGCTGCCGTGGCCGTGGCACCGCCGGTGGTGGAAGAGGCCCTCCCCTTGCCCGTGGCGATGGTACGGACCTGGCTGGCGGGGCAGGCCAATGCAGCGGATGTTGTGGATGTGGAAGGGGTGGTGGCACGAAGCAACCAGAAGCAGACGCAACGGCCTCATTCCAGAGGGCTCCAGAAGGTGCTGCGATGGCGTGGCCCTGGGGAAAGCACGTTCGTTGATCCATCAGGCATTGCTCCGGGGGACACGCTTGTGCTCCCGGCCATACGGGGCGGCTGCGACGAATTCGGGTGGGATCCTACTTTCCGCAAGCCCGTGGAAGATGTGGGCGATGCCTGCTGGAACGAGAGAGCTCGCAGAGAGGTGGAAGCCGGCGCGCCCCACCCGCGTCGAGCTCGGCTGCGGGTGCACCCTAGACTCTTCAGTGCGATGCGGGAGGGAGGCAGGGGGAAGATAGAGGCCCTGCAGCAGCAATTGGAGTTGGGAACACCGGCTGTGGAGGCTGTTGCCGGTTTCCTGAACACGTTGCGCAACATTCTTCCGCAGACGGAAGCGATGGACCTCCTTTTGACGCACATGCTCAACGCAGATCAGGCTTGTCTCCGTTTCTATGCTGTCGCAGGGGAGGCAGGTGTTTGCTTCCTGGGTCAGGAGGTGCAGGGCAAAAATGCCACGCCAGGGGTGATTGCTTCCATAGGCATGCACTCCGACCAGGAGGAGGCCGACCAGTTCGTGACGCCCCCCCCGGATGGCAAAGCCGCCGCCATCACCATCGAGGATCATGGTCGCAAGGTAGCTGCTTTGGCGGGGAACTTCGCCCGTCGGTGTGGGCTTCATGAGTCACTGGTTCTGACCGAGAGTGTTGCTGGACGACATCATGATGATGGCAAAGCGCATCCCGGCTTTCAAGTATTACTGCACGGCGGCGACGAAATGGCAGCCTTGGCGGCAGAGCAGCCATTGGCAAAATCCCTGTGGTCCAGGGCGATTGCGGAGTATGCACATCCAACGGAAATTGCGGGGCTGCCGAGAGGATTTCGGCACGAGTTTCTCTCTGCGGTCCTTGTCGCCTCGCATCCCGGTTTTCCGTTCGACGCAGTAGAAGCGGATCTGTTGCTGTATCTGGTGGGGAGTCATCACGGCCGCGGCAGGCCTTTTCCTCCGGTGCATGTGGAGGACATGCCAGAGGTGGTCACTGTGGAGATCGAAGGGACTTGCCTGACAACCTCTTCGGACCATGGTCTCGAAAGGCTGGACTCCGGCTGGGCCGACCGCTTCTGGCGGCTCCAGCGACGCTTCGGGCCCTGGGGGCTGGCGTACCTGGAGGCACTTGTCCGCATGGCCGACAGAATCCAATCCCGGGGTGAAGTATGA
- a CDS encoding transposase produces the protein MRNGQFTDEQMVGILREADREPVALVAKKHGVSEQALYTWRKRSGP, from the coding sequence GTGAGAAACGGTCAATTCACGGACGAGCAGATGGTAGGCATCCTGCGGGAGGCGGATCGCGAGCCGGTGGCGCTGGTGGCCAAGAAGCACGGCGTCAGCGAGCAGGCGCTCTATACTTGGCGCAAGCGTTCTGGGCCATGA
- the cas7g gene encoding type I-G CRISPR-associated RAMP protein Csb1/Cas7g: MCNAVFNEVRNACEAKSAIRWRVSLQPMGGAQDKVFPPTYLGDQDKPTYALEERMTAEGPRRVVLLDSVQSQANRLEECLLEASRQGEGGLGLPMFQVHIPDRGWITSLETPHRCFDAIWRDCLVEGVPFRQSAPGRALIATRRDRAAEMFALCPTGLLFGCWDSTSIEKTSGLRLERALVSEIVAWDGLVGQKTSSRLDPLHITDLPIYETPEGGWTADPGKARQDKKGKPVLHPKKKSTGINHSNIPPSLTLGGVSISRAEQVAVLSLIQLRRLRFPDAAGGVSEARDLAARTVLACLGLYALAAQLERGYDLRSRCVLIPESRPPFEILGMTLEDRQEVQWSAEALLKALRTAVEAAREQGLGWSEPFTLTPSDALLDLVSRSRLTAEHEDTTEEEAHAGN, from the coding sequence ATGTGCAATGCCGTGTTCAATGAGGTCAGGAATGCGTGCGAGGCGAAATCGGCTATCCGGTGGCGCGTGTCTTTGCAGCCCATGGGCGGCGCGCAGGACAAGGTGTTCCCTCCAACCTATCTTGGGGACCAAGACAAACCCACCTATGCCCTGGAAGAGCGGATGACCGCCGAGGGGCCCCGCAGGGTCGTACTGCTGGACTCTGTACAGTCCCAGGCCAACCGGCTGGAGGAATGCCTCCTGGAAGCGAGTCGCCAGGGCGAGGGCGGGCTGGGCCTGCCCATGTTCCAGGTCCATATCCCTGATCGCGGATGGATCACCTCCCTGGAGACCCCGCATCGGTGTTTTGACGCCATCTGGCGCGACTGTCTGGTGGAGGGCGTGCCCTTCCGGCAGTCTGCCCCAGGCAGGGCGCTCATCGCCACCCGCCGTGATCGGGCGGCGGAGATGTTCGCCCTCTGTCCCACGGGGCTGCTCTTTGGTTGCTGGGATTCCACCAGCATCGAGAAAACCTCAGGCCTGCGCCTGGAACGCGCGCTGGTGTCGGAGATTGTGGCCTGGGACGGTCTGGTGGGGCAGAAGACCAGTTCCCGACTGGACCCGCTGCACATCACCGATCTCCCCATCTACGAAACCCCGGAGGGCGGCTGGACTGCAGACCCTGGCAAGGCCAGACAGGACAAGAAGGGCAAGCCGGTCCTGCATCCCAAAAAGAAGTCCACGGGCATCAACCACAGCAATATTCCTCCCAGCCTCACACTGGGCGGCGTAAGCATTTCCCGGGCCGAGCAGGTGGCCGTGTTGTCCCTGATCCAGTTGCGACGGTTGCGATTCCCCGATGCGGCAGGGGGCGTCAGTGAGGCGCGGGATCTGGCCGCGCGCACGGTGTTGGCCTGCCTGGGTCTGTATGCCCTGGCCGCTCAGCTGGAACGCGGCTATGACCTGCGTTCGCGCTGCGTGCTGATTCCCGAGTCCAGGCCGCCGTTTGAGATCCTGGGCATGACGCTGGAGGATCGCCAGGAGGTTCAGTGGAGTGCAGAGGCGCTCCTGAAGGCCCTGCGCACGGCCGTGGAGGCGGCCAGGGAGCAGGGCCTGGGCTGGAGCGAACCCTTCACCCTGACGCCGTCCGACGCCTTGCTGGATCTGGTCTCCAGAAGTCGGCTCACGGCAGAACACGAGGACACAACCGAGGAGGAGGCCCATGCTGGCAATTGA